Proteins from one Mycobacterium sp. EPa45 genomic window:
- a CDS encoding secretion protein EspR, with the protein MSTTFSARLNRLFDTVYPPGRGPHTSAEVIAALKSEGITMSAPYLSQLRSGNRTNPSATTMTALANFFRIKPAYFTDDEYYEKLDKELTWLANMRDEGVRRIAARTVGLSPEAQQDIVTKVDELRRREHLDD; encoded by the coding sequence ATGAGCACGACGTTCTCGGCGCGACTGAATCGCCTGTTCGACACGGTGTATCCGCCCGGCCGGGGTCCTCATACCTCCGCGGAAGTGATCGCCGCGCTGAAGTCGGAGGGCATCACCATGTCGGCTCCGTACCTGTCTCAGCTGCGTTCAGGCAACCGGACGAATCCGTCAGCCACCACCATGACGGCGCTTGCCAACTTCTTCCGGATCAAGCCGGCCTACTTCACCGACGACGAGTACTACGAGAAGCTCGACAAGGAACTCACCTGGCTGGCCAACATGCGCGACGAGGGTGTGCGCCGCATTGCCGCGCGCACTGTCGGGCTGTCGCCGGAAGCCCAGCAGGACATCGTCACCAAGGTCGATGAGCTGCGTCGTCGGGAACACCTGGACGATTAG
- a CDS encoding ImmA/IrrE family metallo-endopeptidase — MSASRRVTTAVNDVLDLAPRQGEISLIRLVAAVSADRDRPIEVTMADLPPGVCGQWRQYEDHDVFLIQNGLPTWDRTLAHELGHLVLGHYGIPVTEAARDLAELASDDLIGYMLNQRTGCMGPGGEDIEQEAEDFAALLLYRLGRSPSDRSSIVQVRLGEAFG, encoded by the coding sequence GTGTCGGCCAGCCGCCGGGTCACCACTGCGGTCAACGACGTTCTTGATCTTGCGCCCCGACAGGGGGAGATCTCCCTGATTCGGTTGGTGGCGGCGGTCAGCGCGGACCGAGACCGTCCGATCGAGGTCACGATGGCTGACCTGCCCCCCGGTGTGTGCGGCCAGTGGCGCCAATACGAAGACCATGACGTCTTCCTGATCCAGAACGGCCTGCCCACCTGGGACCGCACGCTGGCTCACGAGCTCGGCCATTTGGTCCTCGGCCACTACGGCATTCCGGTTACCGAGGCCGCGCGTGATCTCGCAGAGCTGGCCAGCGACGACCTCATCGGTTACATGCTCAACCAGCGCACCGGATGTATGGGGCCCGGGGGAGAGGACATCGAGCAGGAGGCGGAGGACTTCGCCGCACTGCTGCTGTACCGGCTGGGTCGCTCGCCGTCGGATCGGTCGTCGATTGTGCAAGTCCGCCTCGGAGAGGCGTTTGGTTGA